A single region of the Selenomonas sp. oral taxon 920 genome encodes:
- the bioA gene encoding adenosylmethionine--8-amino-7-oxononanoate transaminase, producing the protein MPTIEERDLRHIWHPCAQMKDYEDLPPMVIDHAKGAWLYDVHGHSYLDIVSSWWANLLGHANEKINARIKAQLDRLEHVIFANFSHRPAIELAERLASLVPAGLTKFHFNDNGSSAVEAALKMAFQYCQQTGRTEKTRFMCLSEGYHGETIGALSVGSMDLFAEMYKPMMMDNIHIEAPDCYRCPYGKQRGSCDCACIEHAEHAFAEHGKETAAMIVEPLLQGSAGMRIYPEEYLRKLRALCDAHDVLLIADEIATGFGRTGRLFACERAGITPDLMCLSKGLTGGYLPMSITVVKEKIYEAFYADWSEGKAFMHSHTYAGNPLGCAAALAVLDILDEENVLEQAENTAAWLTAQMTERFGAHPNVGEIRRIGLIHAVELVENRAEKRSFDSKKRLGYAIYRRALTHGLLLRPLGDVLYFNPPLNIGKTDLEIAMERMKRAMDEVLG; encoded by the coding sequence ATGCCGACGATTGAGGAGCGCGACCTGCGCCATATCTGGCATCCGTGCGCACAGATGAAGGACTATGAGGACTTGCCGCCGATGGTGATCGACCATGCAAAGGGGGCGTGGCTCTACGATGTACACGGGCATTCCTATCTCGATATCGTGAGTTCGTGGTGGGCGAACCTCCTCGGGCATGCGAACGAAAAGATCAATGCGAGGATCAAGGCACAGCTCGACCGCCTCGAGCACGTCATCTTCGCGAATTTCTCCCATCGCCCTGCGATTGAACTCGCGGAGCGGCTCGCATCGCTCGTGCCTGCGGGGCTTACAAAGTTCCACTTCAACGACAACGGCTCCTCGGCGGTCGAGGCAGCGCTCAAGATGGCGTTCCAATACTGCCAGCAGACGGGGCGCACGGAAAAGACGCGCTTTATGTGTCTCTCGGAGGGCTATCACGGCGAGACCATCGGCGCACTCTCGGTCGGGAGCATGGATCTCTTCGCCGAGATGTATAAGCCGATGATGATGGACAACATCCATATTGAGGCACCTGACTGCTATCGCTGCCCGTATGGGAAGCAGCGCGGGAGCTGTGACTGCGCGTGCATCGAGCACGCGGAGCATGCATTCGCGGAGCATGGCAAGGAGACGGCGGCGATGATCGTCGAGCCGCTCTTGCAGGGGAGCGCGGGGATGCGCATCTATCCCGAGGAGTATCTCAGAAAGCTGCGCGCCCTCTGCGACGCGCATGACGTACTCCTCATCGCGGACGAGATTGCGACGGGCTTCGGGCGCACGGGACGGCTCTTTGCGTGCGAGCGTGCGGGCATTACGCCCGACCTCATGTGTCTCTCGAAAGGCCTGACAGGCGGCTATCTGCCGATGTCGATCACCGTTGTGAAAGAAAAAATCTATGAGGCATTCTACGCCGATTGGAGCGAGGGCAAGGCGTTCATGCACTCTCACACCTACGCGGGCAATCCGCTCGGCTGTGCGGCGGCACTTGCCGTTCTCGACATCCTCGACGAGGAGAATGTATTGGAGCAGGCGGAGAATACCGCCGCGTGGCTGACGGCCCAGATGACGGAGCGTTTCGGTGCACATCCGAATGTCGGCGAGATTCGCCGCATCGGACTGATTCACGCGGTTGAGCTTGTGGAGAACCGCGCGGAGAAGCGTTCCTTTGACAGCAAGAAACGCCTTGGTTATGCGATCTATCGTCGCGCACTCACGCACGGGCTGCTCCTGCGTCCGCTCGGCGACGTACTCTACTTCAACCCGCCGCTGAACATCGGAAAGACTGACCTCGAGATTGCGATGGAGCGCATGAAACGCGCGATGGACGAAGTTTTGGGATAA